The proteins below are encoded in one region of Candidatus Thermoplasmatota archaeon:
- a CDS encoding DNA topoisomerase IV subunit A, with amino-acid sequence MSQKNLQVIEKIDSIAKKVYEDLINAEIPSLELATRTKANIQFDHKLNVWKYGKGRTQRTANSLDGASMLLRTMYMVDFIKEMINVKKSSTLREMYYISEGWDLGKFNSQNESDLLAEDLEVITGCMREDFKLRPEENGASVIGNLVLEEVTRNNQKKKIHCQDDVGDAGYSIPYYVESDKIKFKEVDADFILAIETGGMFDRLVENGFDTKQRAILVHLKGQPARSTRRFIKRLNEEKKLPVLVFTDCDPWSFRIYASVAYGAIKTAHISEFLATPGAQYLGVTPSDIENYELPTDKLTDEDIQALKSELDDPRFQDQFWKHEIKLQLTLQKKSEQQALAKYGLDYVTDTYLPEKLTELGILKK; translated from the coding sequence ATGTCTCAAAAAAACCTTCAAGTAATTGAAAAAATTGATTCAATTGCAAAAAAAGTATACGAGGATCTAATCAATGCTGAGATTCCAAGCTTAGAACTGGCAACACGAACTAAAGCAAACATCCAATTTGATCATAAACTCAACGTTTGGAAATATGGAAAAGGACGAACACAACGAACCGCAAATTCACTTGATGGCGCAAGTATGCTCCTACGAACCATGTATATGGTTGACTTCATCAAAGAAATGATTAACGTTAAAAAATCATCAACACTACGAGAAATGTATTACATTTCTGAAGGATGGGATCTCGGAAAATTTAACTCGCAAAACGAATCAGACCTGCTTGCCGAAGATCTCGAAGTAATCACAGGATGCATGCGAGAAGATTTCAAACTACGTCCCGAAGAAAACGGTGCAAGTGTCATCGGAAATCTCGTACTTGAAGAAGTAACCAGGAACAATCAGAAGAAAAAAATCCACTGCCAAGATGATGTCGGCGATGCAGGATACTCAATACCCTACTATGTTGAATCTGATAAAATCAAATTTAAAGAAGTTGATGCTGATTTTATTCTTGCCATTGAAACCGGTGGTATGTTTGATCGACTTGTTGAAAATGGTTTTGATACCAAACAACGAGCAATTCTTGTTCATCTCAAAGGTCAACCTGCTCGCTCAACACGACGATTCATCAAACGACTCAATGAAGAAAAAAAACTGCCAGTACTAGTTTTTACCGATTGTGACCCTTGGAGTTTTCGAATTTATGCAAGTGTTGCATACGGTGCAATTAAAACAGCACATATCTCGGAATTTCTTGCCACACCTGGTGCTCAATACCTTGGCGTTACACCATCTGATATTGAAAACTACGAACTTCCAACTGACAAACTCACCGATGAAGATATCCAAGCATTAAAAAGCGAACTTGATGACCCTCGATTCCAAGATCAATTCTGGAAACATGAAATTAAACTACAATTAACACTTCAGAAAAAATCAGAACAGCAAGCACTCGCAAAATATGGTTTGGACTATGTAACTGATACATATTTACCAGAAAAACTAACTGAACTAGGCATATTAAAAAAATAA
- a CDS encoding XTP/dITP diphosphatase, with protein sequence MKTIFFITSNPGKVAEASAKCKECGLRVLQKDFGYPEIQADSLEEVARFGVEYVRKKFNEPFILEDAGLFIHSLNEFPGVYSKYVFLTIGLSGVLKLLETSSDRSAVFRSVVAFSSPLIDPVFFTGETLGTITSYARGTFGFGYDPIFIPNGHTKTFAEMDSTEKNIYSHRAQALDKFLRYIQEHQKLLDSV encoded by the coding sequence ATGAAGACTATTTTTTTTATAACGAGTAATCCTGGAAAAGTAGCTGAAGCTTCAGCGAAATGTAAGGAATGTGGATTACGTGTTCTTCAAAAGGATTTTGGATATCCTGAGATTCAAGCAGATAGTCTCGAGGAGGTTGCTAGATTTGGCGTTGAATATGTACGAAAAAAATTTAATGAACCATTTATTCTGGAAGATGCTGGTCTTTTTATTCACAGTCTCAACGAGTTTCCCGGCGTTTACTCAAAATATGTCTTTTTGACTATTGGTCTTTCCGGTGTGTTAAAATTGTTAGAAACGTCATCTGATCGTTCAGCGGTATTTCGTTCTGTTGTTGCTTTTTCGTCACCTCTAATTGATCCTGTGTTTTTTACCGGTGAAACGTTGGGGACTATCACATCCTATGCACGAGGAACGTTTGGTTTTGGTTATGATCCAATTTTTATCCCGAATGGTCATACAAAGACGTTTGCTGAAATGGACAGTACTGAAAAAAATATCTATTCACATCGTGCACAGGCATTGGATAAATTTCTTCGCTATATACAAGAACATCAGAAGCTATTAGACTCAGTATAA
- a CDS encoding KEOPS complex kinase/ATPase Bud32 — translation MIKQKVLYQGAEALIFLDSYLHRTVIQKKRISKQYRIKEIDRRLIGSRTKEEAKLFSMARSCGVPVPLIYDVDIVNGILIMEYIQGKRIKDLLHHISLQERKKICTSIGRNIARLHNHHIIHGDITTSNMILFDDRIYFIDFGLGCISQDIELKGVDLHVLMEAFESTHSQYPECFSYVLEGYQMEYTGDAKAVIMKIDEIVQRGRYR, via the coding sequence GTGATTAAACAAAAAGTGTTGTATCAAGGTGCTGAGGCATTGATTTTCCTTGATTCATATCTACATAGAACAGTGATTCAAAAAAAAAGAATATCAAAACAGTACCGCATTAAAGAGATAGATCGCCGTCTCATTGGTTCTCGAACTAAAGAAGAGGCAAAGTTATTTTCCATGGCACGTAGTTGTGGTGTTCCTGTGCCACTGATTTATGATGTAGATATAGTAAACGGTATCCTGATTATGGAGTATATTCAGGGCAAGCGGATTAAAGATCTTTTACATCACATTTCCCTTCAGGAACGGAAAAAAATTTGTACTTCAATCGGAAGAAATATTGCTCGTTTGCATAATCATCATATTATTCATGGTGACATCACTACATCAAATATGATTCTTTTCGATGATCGAATTTATTTTATTGATTTTGGTCTTGGTTGTATTTCTCAAGATATCGAATTAAAAGGGGTTGATTTGCACGTGCTTATGGAGGCTTTTGAGTCAACACATTCTCAGTATCCAGAATGTTTTTCGTATGTTCTTGAGGGGTATCAGATGGAATATACTGGTGATGCAAAAGCGGTTATTATGAAAATTGATGAGATTGTTCAGCGGGGTCGGTATCGATGA
- a CDS encoding bifunctional N(6)-L-threonylcarbamoyladenine synthase/serine/threonine protein kinase, producing the protein MICLGIEGTAHSIGVGIIKNVDNRCQVLSNVIKTYQPERGGIHPREAANHHAEYLADVIQQAVNDAHISFQDIDLVCFSQGPGLGPCLRTAATAARALSLRLQKPIIGVNHCVAHLEIGRGTIPECEDPVLLYVSGANTQVIAFAEGKYRVFGETLDVGIGNCLDKFGRLVGMKFPCGPQIEQLARNGTNYLELPYSIKGMDIAFSGLLTAAEEYFRKGEKLEDICYSLQETTFAMLTEVTERAMAHTEKKEVLLGGGVASNTRLRDMVVTMAKDRDALFFVPEKKLCVDNGAMIAWLGYLMYTSGIRMTIEDTVINQRFRTDMVQVTWRD; encoded by the coding sequence ATGATCTGTCTTGGTATTGAGGGAACTGCTCATTCGATTGGTGTAGGCATCATTAAGAATGTTGATAATCGATGTCAGGTTTTGTCAAATGTTATTAAAACATATCAACCAGAAAGAGGTGGGATCCATCCTCGAGAAGCTGCAAATCATCATGCTGAATATCTTGCAGATGTAATACAACAGGCGGTAAATGATGCGCATATTTCTTTTCAGGATATTGATTTAGTATGTTTTTCTCAGGGGCCTGGTCTTGGTCCGTGTCTTCGAACAGCAGCAACAGCAGCTCGTGCTCTTTCATTGCGATTGCAGAAGCCAATTATCGGTGTTAATCATTGTGTTGCTCATTTGGAAATCGGCCGTGGAACAATACCTGAGTGTGAAGATCCTGTGTTATTGTATGTTTCTGGGGCCAATACTCAGGTTATAGCCTTTGCAGAGGGCAAGTACCGTGTTTTTGGCGAAACTCTTGATGTTGGTATTGGTAATTGTCTTGATAAGTTTGGCCGTTTGGTCGGCATGAAGTTTCCCTGTGGACCTCAGATCGAACAATTAGCACGAAATGGGACTAACTATCTTGAGTTACCTTATTCAATTAAAGGTATGGATATTGCATTTTCTGGGTTGCTTACTGCTGCAGAAGAGTATTTCCGCAAGGGTGAAAAATTAGAAGATATTTGTTATTCCTTGCAAGAAACAACGTTTGCAATGCTCACTGAAGTAACAGAACGGGCTATGGCACATACTGAAAAAAAAGAAGTACTTCTCGGTGGTGGTGTTGCGAGTAATACTCGGTTGCGGGATATGGTGGTAACTATGGCGAAAGATCGTGATGCTCTTTTTTTTGTTCCTGAAAAAAAACTGTGTGTTGATAATGGTGCGATGATTGCCTGGCTTGGATATCTTATGTATACGAGTGGTATACGTATGACTATTGAGGATACTGTGATTAATCAGCGTTTTCGAACTGATATGGTACAGGTGACCTGGCGTGATTAA